In candidate division TA06 bacterium, a genomic segment contains:
- a CDS encoding glycosyltransferase family 39 protein has translation MRLSVKFPRYLVLGIILLIGLMLRAEGLKWGIPKAPYWKAYHPDERVAFANLLVMTTSGGKLNPHYFVNPTFHYYLIGSVWWVAKTAKIVPSFKDIIDETPSVTLEDVTNIWLIARSISVALGVLTILLTYLLGLEIFKSETYAVAGAWLASVMPTLVVQSHYLTVDGPVGFWFLAALLLIIRAFRDNKFWLWMAAGLVSGLSVATKYNALLGIIFVFTVFLVRQKSSRAGQIAKARIKVAIFAGGLSAGFLLGCPYSVLSFGEWKNGINGLLYYNDFATDWLYPWLQTSRYSLGWPGWVLFLASLFSIFIKPDKWRTVLGAGIIPYFIIYGYKASPYMRHMVLIIPLMILLIIYALMKAGGYFWHRSFKLIVGGLIFLTSSYALANSLAWVKVMSGQDTREEAAEYIKQNIPLGSNIGLAGRYWFYTPPLEESEYNLIRLEYQPAILGNFYPPLVIISEYESKQYAFCRVAPEIRNDFFKMLKQHYRVNRVFKKVPQCCGIKFEGYPLADWNYFYPEITIYERSF, from the coding sequence ATGCGGCTAAGCGTAAAGTTCCCCAGATATTTAGTCCTGGGGATAATATTGCTGATAGGGCTGATGCTGAGGGCAGAGGGCCTGAAGTGGGGGATTCCCAAAGCTCCTTACTGGAAGGCGTATCATCCGGACGAAAGAGTGGCCTTTGCCAACCTATTGGTTATGACCACTTCCGGGGGAAAGCTCAATCCCCATTATTTTGTAAATCCCACCTTTCATTACTACCTGATAGGTTCGGTTTGGTGGGTCGCGAAAACTGCAAAGATTGTTCCATCATTTAAGGATATAATAGATGAAACTCCATCGGTAACCCTGGAGGATGTAACCAATATCTGGCTAATAGCCAGGTCAATAAGCGTGGCTTTGGGTGTCCTTACGATATTACTGACATATCTTTTAGGCTTGGAGATATTTAAAAGCGAAACCTATGCCGTTGCCGGGGCTTGGCTGGCGTCTGTAATGCCGACATTAGTGGTGCAGTCCCATTATCTGACGGTGGACGGTCCGGTGGGGTTTTGGTTTTTGGCGGCGCTGCTTTTGATAATCAGGGCTTTCAGAGACAATAAGTTTTGGCTGTGGATGGCGGCCGGTTTGGTATCGGGACTTTCGGTGGCTACCAAATACAACGCCCTGTTGGGAATAATATTTGTTTTTACCGTTTTTTTAGTCCGGCAAAAATCAAGCCGGGCCGGGCAGATAGCAAAAGCGCGGATCAAGGTGGCGATCTTTGCCGGAGGTCTCAGCGCTGGATTTTTATTGGGATGCCCATATTCGGTGTTGTCTTTCGGCGAGTGGAAGAATGGCATCAATGGTTTGCTTTATTATAACGATTTTGCCACAGATTGGCTCTATCCCTGGCTGCAAACCAGTCGCTATTCCTTGGGTTGGCCTGGCTGGGTACTGTTTCTGGCCTCTTTGTTTTCGATCTTTATAAAACCCGATAAATGGAGGACGGTCCTGGGCGCGGGCATAATTCCGTATTTTATAATTTACGGTTATAAGGCATCACCCTACATGAGGCACATGGTGCTTATTATTCCTCTGATGATACTGCTGATCATTTATGCCCTAATGAAAGCCGGGGGATATTTCTGGCATCGCAGCTTCAAATTAATAGTTGGCGGACTTATCTTTCTAACATCCAGTTACGCTTTGGCCAACAGCCTGGCCTGGGTGAAAGTAATGTCGGGCCAGGATACCAGGGAGGAAGCGGCTGAGTACATCAAACAGAACATACCGTTGGGATCCAATATCGGACTGGCCGGCAGGTACTGGTTCTACACCCCGCCGTTGGAGGAGAGTGAATATAACCTGATTCGTCTTGAATACCAGCCGGCTATATTGGGCAACTTTTATCCCCCGCTGGTCATCATAAGTGAATATGAGTCCAAACAATACGCCTTCTGCCGGGTGGCTCCCGAAATAAGGAACGATTTCTTCAAGATGCTCAAACAACATTACCGGGTAAACCGGGTATTTAAAAAGGTTCCGCAGTGTTGCGGAATAAAATTCGAAGGCTATCCTCTGGCTGATTGGAATTATTTCTACCCCGAGATAACTATTTACGAAAGGTCCTTTTAA
- a CDS encoding glycosyltransferase family 2 protein, whose protein sequence is MKLSVIMPVYNEKATIEKIISRVLAVPVEKELVIVDDHSTDGTRDILKTFEGKPSIKISYHPYNLGKGAGIRTGIRECTGDIVIIQDADLEYSPEEYPKLIEPIVRGAADVVYGSRFYGTHRVFMVWHYLGNKFLTAFTNVLYNTMLTDMETCYKVFRAEVLKNLELKSNRFDIEPEITAKIFKNRKLRVYEMPITYDGRDYDEGKKITWLDALPAIWTLIKYRFTD, encoded by the coding sequence ATGAAACTTTCCGTGATCATGCCGGTCTACAACGAAAAGGCCACCATCGAAAAGATCATCTCCCGGGTGCTGGCAGTTCCGGTCGAAAAGGAACTGGTGATAGTGGACGACCATTCCACCGACGGCACCAGGGACATCCTGAAAACCTTTGAAGGCAAACCCAGCATCAAGATATCCTATCATCCCTACAATCTGGGCAAGGGGGCTGGGATCCGCACCGGAATCCGGGAATGCACCGGGGACATAGTGATCATCCAGGATGCCGATCTGGAGTATTCCCCCGAAGAATATCCCAAGCTGATCGAGCCCATCGTGCGGGGCGCAGCCGACGTGGTCTACGGCTCACGATTCTACGGCACCCACCGGGTTTTCATGGTCTGGCATTACCTGGGGAACAAGTTCCTGACGGCTTTTACCAATGTCCTGTATAACACCATGCTGACCGATATGGAGACCTGCTATAAGGTTTTCCGGGCCGAGGTGCTGAAAAATCTGGAACTGAAATCCAACCGTTTTGACATCGAGCCGGAGATCACCGCTAAAATATTTAAGAACCGTAAACTCAGGGTCTATGAGATGCCCATTACCTACGACGGGCGGGATTACGACGAAGGCAAGAAGATCACCTGGCTGGACGCCCTGCCTGCCATCTGGACCCTGATCAAATACCGGTTCACAGATTGA
- a CDS encoding glycosyltransferase family 39 protein — translation MGKNKKISPQNEATNRQGFDLPGWAEKHSQWRLISVLALFVVLSLLLFDPKPFVGGDNAAYVSLSKSLAQGKGLTEVWTPEGKPHTQYPFGFPLLLAPVSLLKLPYAWYKLIPWLSGLLSLLAFGLLVRDDKKVLYALPVFLLAINPYFLEYTHWVLSELPFTFFVLLTFLLLKRWEDKGGHLWLAGAILSSVFANHTRSAGIALYLGIFLYLLFKRKFKASAVFIGGCIALTLPWALRNSHYGTSGGYLDQFLMRDPYQPESGFLGIGGLVQRFFANGKIYFSNMMPQMLFPAADDWGLSGGRAIITLLAVVPSITVLIARVVRSPKGYDGFVLIYLGMSLLWPETWSDIRFLLPLLPFLLFYMVQAYRYLLTRLFKEKALWPAVIMILLVAAANVSSGWNKIASNLEAGKYYSRDKYSGYDPAWRSFFAAAEWIKDNTPETSAVVSRKPSLFYLSSNRKSYCYPFTANRDSVLKEIDRADYIMVEPVSGTGQKYLIPVVQPLLDKKFKIIYANGNPPTYVLQVVKEIENAR, via the coding sequence ATGGGCAAAAATAAAAAAATATCACCCCAAAACGAAGCAACAAACCGCCAGGGTTTTGATCTGCCGGGCTGGGCGGAAAAACATTCACAATGGCGATTGATTTCCGTGTTGGCGTTGTTCGTCGTCCTTTCGCTGCTGCTGTTTGATCCCAAGCCGTTCGTGGGCGGGGATAATGCGGCCTATGTGTCGCTGTCAAAATCGCTGGCCCAGGGCAAGGGACTGACCGAGGTCTGGACGCCGGAGGGGAAGCCCCATACCCAGTATCCCTTCGGCTTTCCGCTGCTGCTGGCCCCGGTCTCACTTTTGAAACTGCCGTATGCCTGGTACAAGCTGATCCCCTGGCTGTCGGGGCTGTTGTCCCTGCTGGCTTTCGGGTTGCTGGTCAGGGATGACAAAAAAGTTCTTTATGCACTGCCGGTTTTCCTGCTGGCAATAAATCCGTATTTCCTGGAATATACCCATTGGGTGCTTTCCGAACTGCCGTTCACGTTTTTTGTTTTGCTGACCTTCCTGCTGTTGAAACGTTGGGAAGACAAAGGGGGGCATCTATGGCTGGCGGGGGCCATTCTGTCCTCGGTCTTCGCCAATCATACCCGCAGCGCAGGGATCGCATTGTATCTGGGGATCTTCCTGTACCTGCTTTTCAAGAGGAAGTTCAAAGCATCGGCGGTATTCATTGGCGGGTGCATCGCGCTGACCCTGCCCTGGGCCCTGCGGAACAGCCATTACGGGACCTCCGGCGGATACCTGGACCAGTTTTTGATGCGCGATCCTTATCAGCCGGAATCGGGCTTTTTGGGGATCGGTGGGTTGGTCCAGAGATTTTTTGCCAACGGCAAAATATATTTTTCCAATATGATGCCCCAGATGCTGTTTCCGGCGGCCGATGACTGGGGACTATCCGGCGGCCGGGCGATCATAACCCTGCTGGCTGTGGTTCCGTCAATTACTGTCCTTATAGCCAGGGTCGTCAGAAGTCCCAAAGGATACGACGGGTTCGTCCTTATCTATCTTGGCATGTCCCTACTGTGGCCGGAAACCTGGTCAGACATTCGCTTTCTGCTGCCGCTGCTGCCGTTCTTGTTGTTTTATATGGTCCAGGCTTATCGCTATCTCCTTACCCGCCTATTCAAAGAAAAGGCACTATGGCCGGCAGTGATAATGATTCTGCTTGTTGCTGCAGCCAATGTCTCATCCGGTTGGAACAAGATAGCCAGCAATCTGGAGGCTGGGAAATATTACTCCCGGGATAAATATTCCGGGTACGACCCGGCCTGGCGCAGTTTTTTTGCGGCGGCGGAATGGATCAAAGATAATACGCCGGAGACCAGCGCGGTAGTTTCCCGCAAGCCATCTTTGTTCTATTTATCATCCAACCGGAAATCTTATTGTTATCCCTTTACCGCCAACCGGGACTCGGTGCTTAAGGAAATAGACCGGGCCGACTATATTATGGTGGAGCCGGTCAGCGGCACCGGGCAGAAATATCTAATACCGGTGGTCCAGCCGTTATTGGATAAAAAATTCAAAATAATATATGCCAACGGAAATCCGCCAACCTATGTGTTGCAGGTTGTAAAGGAGATTGAAAATGCCAGATAA
- a CDS encoding glycosyltransferase family 2 protein — translation MPDKINLSVVIPVYNEEENIAELSARLTTVCRGLGKSYEILYVDDGSKDGTLEAIKKAKLKDKNIYAIRLAKNFGKAGAYGAGFHAAQGDIIITMDGDLQDRPEQIPDFLKRIDEGYDLVTGWKYTGKGKRAVSSKLFNSWVQRLTKLKDIHDTNCPFKAYRAEIVSSREENKHAGLWIYGNLYRFIPAMAFWKGYRVTEIKVENDPRRHGQTKYGPARFVGGFLDLLTVIFLTQYIKRPMYFFAVLGLPMILTGILLDSVIVIWGLVEDGRVGHFALLILGLVAVIIGIQFIFTGLLAEMIVRLHQEQRRDIPIFIKY, via the coding sequence ATGCCAGATAAAATCAACCTCTCGGTGGTCATTCCGGTTTACAACGAGGAAGAGAACATTGCCGAGCTCTCGGCGCGGTTAACCACGGTCTGTCGGGGCCTTGGTAAAAGCTACGAAATCCTTTATGTGGATGATGGAAGCAAGGACGGTACCCTTGAGGCGATCAAAAAAGCCAAGTTGAAGGATAAGAACATCTATGCTATCCGTCTGGCTAAGAATTTTGGTAAAGCCGGGGCTTATGGAGCCGGTTTCCACGCGGCCCAGGGCGATATCATAATTACCATGGACGGGGATCTTCAGGATCGGCCCGAGCAAATCCCAGATTTTCTTAAGAGAATAGATGAAGGATACGATCTGGTAACCGGATGGAAATATACCGGAAAAGGGAAAAGGGCTGTATCCTCAAAACTCTTTAATTCTTGGGTGCAAAGGCTCACTAAACTTAAAGATATTCACGATACCAATTGTCCCTTCAAGGCGTACCGGGCAGAAATTGTCAGTAGCCGCGAGGAGAACAAGCACGCCGGTTTGTGGATCTATGGCAACTTATACCGTTTCATACCTGCGATGGCATTCTGGAAGGGTTACCGGGTAACCGAGATCAAGGTTGAGAATGATCCACGCCGCCACGGGCAGACGAAATATGGACCTGCCCGGTTTGTCGGCGGGTTTTTGGATCTGTTGACTGTGATATTTTTGACCCAATATATCAAAAGACCGATGTACTTTTTTGCGGTGTTAGGCCTGCCCATGATTCTGACGGGTATATTACTAGATTCAGTCATAGTAATTTGGGGCCTGGTAGAGGATGGGCGGGTGGGACATTTTGCGCTTTTGATATTGGGTCTGGTAGCGGTAATAATCGGCATTCAGTTTATTTTTACAGGGTTGCTGGCCGAAATGATAGTTCGTTTGCATCAAGAACAACGCAGGGATATTCCAATTTTTATAAAATACTAA
- a CDS encoding 1-deoxy-D-xylulose-5-phosphate reductoisomerase has product MDKKKNIIILGSTGSIGTQTIEVIAKHPQLFKIVGLAANSRFDLLARQIKQFKPQMVCIGDKAAGLAEIDGPGSKFKLVRGPEGLKILASLPGADMVVNALVGSAGLEPTLAAVKAGHDVALANKETLVAGGQLVMPAVKKNKVRLLPIDSEHVALHQCLEGRDPATVKNLILTASGGPFRNHSLKQLDRVKARHALNHPTWSMGKKVTIDSATLMNKGLEMIEAHYLFGLPPERIKIVIHPESIIHSMVEFSDGSIIAYLSTPDMRLPIQYALTHPQRLPSLVKECQLDELPKLTFHKPDRMTFKCLGLAYLAIKRGGIIPAVMNAANEAAVQAFLEGRIKFLQIPGLIAGVMNKFKATGVRQISDVTSAGQSARRLSENILKSFQRE; this is encoded by the coding sequence TTGGACAAAAAGAAAAATATCATAATCCTGGGTTCCACCGGGTCCATTGGCACTCAGACCATCGAGGTCATAGCCAAACATCCGCAGCTTTTCAAAATTGTGGGGTTGGCGGCCAATTCGCGTTTTGATCTTTTGGCCCGGCAGATAAAACAATTCAAGCCCCAAATGGTCTGTATCGGCGACAAGGCAGCCGGCCTGGCGGAGATTGACGGGCCGGGTTCCAAATTCAAGTTGGTCAGAGGCCCGGAAGGCTTAAAAATACTGGCTTCCCTGCCCGGGGCCGACATGGTGGTCAACGCCCTGGTGGGCTCGGCCGGGCTGGAGCCGACCCTGGCCGCCGTCAAGGCAGGGCACGACGTGGCCCTGGCCAACAAGGAGACCCTGGTAGCCGGCGGACAACTGGTGATGCCGGCGGTGAAAAAGAATAAGGTACGTCTGCTTCCCATTGACAGCGAGCACGTGGCCCTGCACCAATGCCTGGAAGGGCGGGATCCGGCCACCGTTAAAAACCTGATACTGACGGCCTCGGGCGGGCCGTTCCGCAATCACAGCCTCAAGCAGCTTGACAGGGTCAAGGCCCGGCACGCCCTGAACCACCCCACCTGGTCCATGGGTAAAAAAGTGACCATCGATTCGGCCACCCTGATGAACAAAGGGTTGGAGATGATCGAGGCCCATTACCTGTTCGGCCTCCCGCCGGAACGGATAAAAATAGTCATCCACCCCGAATCCATAATCCACTCCATGGTGGAGTTCAGCGACGGCTCCATTATCGCCTATCTCTCCACCCCGGACATGCGGCTGCCGATCCAGTACGCCCTGACCCATCCTCAACGCCTGCCGTCATTAGTCAAGGAATGCCAGCTGGATGAATTGCCAAAGCTTACCTTCCATAAGCCGGACCGGATGACCTTCAAATGCTTAGGCCTGGCCTATCTGGCGATAAAACGGGGGGGGATCATTCCGGCAGTGATGAATGCGGCCAATGAAGCGGCGGTGCAGGCCTTTTTGGAAGGGCGGATAAAATTCCTGCAGATCCCGGGTTTGATCGCCGGAGTGATGAATAAATTCAAGGCGACCGGGGTCAGGCAGATATCCGACGTCACTTCAGCCGGCCAGTCCGCCCGACGGCTGTCGGAAAATATTTTAAAGTCATTTCAGCGCGAATAA
- a CDS encoding site-2 protease family protein, giving the protein MNLKIFEYILIIPPVLFAITIHEVAHGFIAFKRGDHTAFLMGRLNLNPLKHLDLFGSFIFPAMLIFFKAPFVFGWAKPVPVNFFALKNPKRDMIWVSAAGPGSNLLVAAAAGLFFRLLYPFYGGPETLLHPVLVILFYFILIDTALAVFNLIPIPPLDGSKILAGLLPGPLSAKYLRLEKYGMFIFMALIIIIQLTRINFLSYALARPVVLISQFFGGPELFQFMPR; this is encoded by the coding sequence ATGAATTTGAAAATATTTGAATATATCCTGATAATTCCTCCGGTGCTGTTCGCCATCACCATTCACGAAGTGGCCCATGGGTTCATCGCTTTTAAACGGGGGGATCACACCGCTTTTTTAATGGGACGGCTCAATCTGAATCCCCTGAAGCACCTGGATCTTTTCGGAAGTTTTATCTTCCCGGCCATGCTGATATTCTTCAAGGCTCCTTTTGTGTTTGGCTGGGCCAAGCCGGTGCCGGTCAATTTTTTCGCCTTAAAGAACCCCAAGCGGGACATGATCTGGGTATCGGCGGCCGGACCCGGCAGCAACCTGCTGGTGGCCGCAGCGGCCGGTCTTTTCTTCCGGTTGCTATATCCCTTTTATGGGGGGCCGGAAACGCTGCTGCACCCGGTGCTGGTGATCCTGTTTTATTTTATCTTGATAGATACGGCTTTAGCCGTATTCAACCTGATTCCCATCCCGCCCCTGGACGGTTCTAAGATCCTGGCCGGACTGTTGCCCGGGCCTCTTTCGGCAAAATACTTAAGACTGGAAAAATACGGGATGTTCATCTTTATGGCGCTAATAATCATCATCCAGCTGACCCGGATCAATTTTCTTTCCTATGCGCTGGCCCGGCCGGTGGTCCTCATTTCTCAATTCTTCGGGGGGCCGGAGCTGTTCCAGTTTATGCCCAGGTAA
- a CDS encoding AMP-binding protein, with protein sequence MQNFSDKHYPVREGLGLITIKGMLARSAGLYPYKTALQIKRGNEFYKVTYRELKERADQLSAGLGKKGIKFGDRVALIGENCPEWVEGYMALASLGAVIVPLDTQLKAQEIRHILTDSEAVALLASNNFKEAADEATSKLSSLKHQFSLNNLPALYETPEPKGLKRQVQLDDLAAIIYTSGTTGQSKGVMLSHKNIMSDVDGSYQIFHYDHHDNFISVLPLHHTFEATCGMLVPMYVGATITYAQSLKSRDIINDIRDSQATMMVGVPLLFEKMYQGIIRAVKEKPLLTRMAFSTSNGIVKSIKTITGKRAGGKVFQSLREKAGLSTLRLFVSGGAALNVEVGKGFETLGFELIQGYGLTESSPVLTINTIKNPDHASVGPPISCVELKITDPDGSGIGEIAARGPNVMLGYYKNPKATEAVMKDGWLLTGDLGYIDKRGCLYITGRAKNLIVSAAGKNIYPEGIEAQLLNSPFITEVLVIGEKNPQTEREEVHAIIYPNYEAFDEYAGKHKLTLDTAQIEKILKEEVRRQCGHLADYKRVKHFSLREEEFPKTTTRKIKRYLFVGKKVNV encoded by the coding sequence ATGCAGAATTTCAGCGACAAACACTACCCGGTGCGGGAAGGGCTGGGCCTGATCACCATCAAGGGGATGCTGGCCCGTTCGGCCGGGCTGTACCCTTACAAGACCGCCCTCCAGATCAAGCGGGGCAACGAGTTTTATAAGGTCACTTACCGCGAGCTCAAGGAACGGGCGGATCAATTGTCGGCCGGGTTGGGAAAGAAAGGGATCAAGTTTGGCGACCGGGTGGCCTTGATCGGCGAGAACTGCCCGGAGTGGGTGGAGGGCTATATGGCCCTGGCCAGCCTGGGTGCGGTGATCGTGCCTTTGGACACCCAGCTTAAGGCCCAGGAGATCCGGCACATCCTGACCGATTCCGAAGCCGTGGCCCTGCTGGCCTCCAATAATTTCAAGGAAGCGGCGGACGAGGCAACCAGCAAACTTTCCAGTCTGAAACATCAGTTCTCCCTGAACAACCTCCCGGCCCTTTACGAAACGCCCGAACCCAAGGGGCTTAAGCGACAGGTCCAGCTGGACGATCTGGCGGCCATCATCTACACCTCCGGCACCACCGGGCAGTCCAAGGGCGTGATGCTCAGCCACAAGAACATCATGTCCGACGTGGACGGAAGTTACCAGATATTCCATTATGATCATCACGACAATTTCATTTCAGTGCTGCCTCTTCATCACACTTTCGAGGCCACCTGCGGGATGCTGGTGCCCATGTATGTGGGGGCCACCATCACCTACGCCCAATCGCTGAAATCTCGGGACATCATCAACGACATCCGGGACAGCCAGGCCACCATGATGGTGGGGGTCCCGCTGTTGTTCGAGAAGATGTACCAGGGGATCATCCGGGCGGTAAAGGAAAAGCCGCTTTTGACCCGGATGGCCTTTTCCACCTCAAACGGCATAGTCAAATCCATCAAGACCATTACCGGGAAAAGGGCCGGGGGCAAGGTGTTCCAGTCGCTGCGGGAGAAGGCCGGCCTGTCCACCCTCAGGCTTTTCGTCTCGGGCGGGGCGGCCCTGAACGTGGAAGTGGGCAAGGGCTTTGAGACCTTGGGTTTCGAATTGATCCAAGGCTATGGTTTGACCGAATCATCTCCGGTGCTGACCATCAATACCATCAAGAATCCGGATCACGCCTCGGTGGGCCCGCCCATTTCCTGCGTGGAGCTGAAGATCACAGACCCCGACGGCAGCGGCATCGGCGAAATAGCCGCCAGGGGCCCCAATGTGATGCTGGGCTATTACAAGAACCCCAAGGCCACCGAAGCGGTGATGAAAGACGGTTGGCTGCTAACTGGTGACCTGGGTTACATCGACAAACGGGGCTGCCTTTATATCACCGGACGGGCCAAGAATCTGATAGTCTCGGCGGCCGGAAAAAACATCTATCCCGAAGGGATAGAGGCCCAGCTATTGAACAGTCCTTTCATTACCGAAGTTCTGGTGATCGGAGAAAAGAACCCCCAGACCGAACGGGAGGAGGTCCACGCCATCATTTATCCCAATTACGAGGCCTTTGACGAATATGCGGGCAAGCACAAGCTTACCCTGGACACGGCCCAGATAGAGAAGATTTTAAAGGAAGAGGTCAGGCGCCAGTGCGGGCACCTGGCCGATTACAAGCGGGTTAAGCATTTTTCCCTCCGGGAGGAGGAGTTTCCCAAGACCACCACCCGTAAGATCAAGCGTTATCTATTCGTCGGCAAGAAGGTCAATGTTTAA
- a CDS encoding DUF1828 domain-containing protein: MDYLSLLKEQLNGRIAFREKRPGINQLLAPFYHEDGDMMELYLEASKVNGGKIRVCDHGMTLMRLSYSFELDTENKQRIFNKILTENQVGVENGNIYLETSPEAIYPAVMQFVQAIAKVSNMRIYKREVIQSLFYEMLEEFIEEKLAKYNPSSKVFPIEDRDDLEVDFAFEISPRPIYLFGVKDTSKARLVTISCLEFQKKKLPFKSYIVHEDFEELPKKDRTRITSAADKQFPSLDDFRLNAESYIERDKAA; this comes from the coding sequence ATGGATTACCTAAGTCTGCTCAAAGAACAATTAAACGGCCGGATTGCATTCCGGGAAAAACGGCCAGGAATAAACCAACTGCTGGCCCCGTTCTATCATGAAGATGGAGACATGATGGAATTGTACCTTGAGGCCTCAAAGGTTAATGGCGGAAAAATCCGTGTTTGTGATCATGGCATGACCCTGATGCGCCTTTCGTATTCTTTTGAGTTAGATACAGAAAACAAACAACGCATATTCAACAAAATATTGACGGAAAACCAGGTTGGCGTGGAAAACGGGAATATATATTTGGAAACTTCTCCGGAGGCGATATACCCGGCTGTCATGCAGTTCGTGCAGGCAATAGCCAAGGTCAGCAACATGAGAATATACAAGCGCGAGGTAATACAAAGCCTGTTTTACGAGATGCTGGAGGAATTCATCGAGGAAAAACTGGCAAAATATAATCCAAGTTCAAAAGTATTCCCGATTGAGGACCGTGACGACCTGGAGGTGGATTTCGCCTTCGAGATATCGCCTCGCCCAATATACTTATTCGGCGTTAAGGACACCTCCAAAGCGCGTCTGGTCACCATTTCCTGCCTGGAGTTCCAAAAGAAAAAGCTGCCTTTTAAAAGTTATATTGTTCACGAAGACTTTGAAGAGCTGCCTAAAAAGGACAGAACAAGAATAACAAGTGCAGCAGATAAACAGTTTCCATCTTTAGATGATTTTAGGTTAAATGCAGAATCGTATATTGAACGTGATAAAGCTGCATAA